One part of the Amphiura filiformis chromosome 5, Afil_fr2py, whole genome shotgun sequence genome encodes these proteins:
- the LOC140153436 gene encoding uncharacterized protein, whose protein sequence is MLTLNRLRGILTWKKVSKKGKNSQIATCEPLEEIERVKPKIDELLQLLQNSTDYATLDVKDALKSLADIPLQLCPRETLEETTGDDDGVDDDNDGGNDETDLPPEYVHFCQIVGRYLLNAGYVQLFGKIAQALKHHVCGGCRHERQGWQNFGYLCWGLINYAEFTPEIGNELDKRGGIGILFQALDFLEKEVARVKSEISNYKMQLLVLCVVYHCRRDNVQAYRQANAVAVLTKYLNSKDLGRKTYALLTLATVIRDQDNDLLKAKDCTGFLVQLLEEAVDSSNHTAVFKDVEGIFVYVTLLDILDGLNQLALNDENKRILDHLGGTVLANKILQAEFTDDEKAAASEILWALAFDEQIKKNVTFLKAKDSLRKHRKSSHKALRRASGYAMWEIDGSQADLQHTDIQPAQQEHLTLQPTNHHQPGHVMLSYQWDSQKLVERIKKKLDSAGFNVWMDIDHMRDDMLQAMALAVQRSDVVVICMSEKYKNSKNARSEATYAYTLGKRIIPLLVEDGFTPDEWLGLLVGMRLYYRFCTEKEFKANIPKVIDALRITES, encoded by the exons ATGCTGACATTGAATAGGCTACGTGGAATACTCACTTGGAAGAAAGTTTCTAAAAAAGGCAAAAACTCTCAAATAGCAACATGTGAACCGCTCGAAGAGATTGAGAGGGTAAAACCAAAGATTGACGAATTGCTACAGCTACTACAAAACTCCACCGACTATGCCACGCTAGATGTTAAAGATGCATTGAAATCATTGGCTGATATACCACTGCAGTTATGTCCTCGGGAAACACTGGAAGAAACCACTGGTGACGACGATGGCGTTGACGATGATAACGACGGTGGCAACGATGAAACAGATTTGCCCCCAGAATATGTCCATTTTTGTCAAATCGTAGGGAGATATCTACTGAATGCTGGGTATGTTCAGCTATTTGGCAAGATAGCTCAGGCATTGAAGCACCACGTCTGTGGGGGATGTAGGCATGAACGGCAAGGATGGCAAAACTTTGGATATTTATGCTGGGGCTTGATCAATTACGCAGAGTTTACCCCCGAAATAGGCAATGAATTAGACAAACGTGGCGGTATTGGTATTCTGTTCCAAGCTTTAGATTTCCTTGAGAAAGAAGTTGCTCGAGTCAAATCAGAGATATCCAACTATAAAATGCAACTACTTGTACTCTGCGTTGTCTATCATTGTCGTCGGGATAACGTGCAAGCTTATCGTCAAGCAAATGCAGTTGCTGTGTTGACGAAATATCTGAACTCAAAAGACTTGGGTCGTAAAACGTACGCACTTCTCACCCTGGCAACTGTCATCAGAGATCAGGACAATGATCTGCTCAAAGCAAAGGATTGCACTGGGTTCCTCGTACAATTACTTGAAGAAGCTGTTGACTCTTCCAATCACACCGCAGTCTTCAAAGACGTCGAAGGTATCTTTGTATATGTTACTCTGCTGGATATACTCGACGGACTTAATCAGCTGGCGTTAAATGATGAAAATAAGCGTATTTTGGATCATCTTGGAGGAACTGTTCTAGCGAACAAAATTTTGCAAGCGGAGTTTACCGACGATGAGAAGGCTGCAGCGTCTGAGATCCTGTGGGCCCTTGCTTTTGATGAACAGATAAAAAAGAACGTGACATTCCTGAAAGCAAAAGACA GTTTGAGAAAGCATCGTAAATCCAGTCATAAAGCCCTACGAAGAGCCAGCGGTTATGCAATGTGGGAAATCGATGGCAGCCAAGCAGATCTTCAACATACAGATATTCAACCTGCACAACAAGAACATTTGACATTACAACCAACAAACCACCATCAACCTGGTCACGTGATGCTAAGCTACCAATGGGATTCACAGAAATTAGTTGAACGAATTAAGAAGAAACTGGACAGTGCAGGCTTCAATGTTTGGATGGACATCGACCACATGC GAGATGACATGCTTCAGGCGATGGCCCTTGCAGTTCAGAGATCAGATGTGGTTGTCATTTGCATGTCAGAGAAATACAAAAATAGCAAAAACGCTCGCTCAG AAGCCACATATGCCTACACCTTGGGGAAGCGCATAATCCCATTGTTGGTGGAAGATGGCTTCACACCAGATGAATGGTTGGGGTTACTGGTTGGCATGCGATTGTACTACAGATTCTGTACAGAAAAAGAGTTTAAGGCAAATATTCCAAAAGTCATCGATGCTCTACGAATAACTGAGAGTTAA
- the LOC140153437 gene encoding uncharacterized protein: MSKESFAHSLLHLPTKLKQCHHKKKQAKSLVAAKRECRDLVQKLVSFQDYTTTAFAEVLCAWSNLPFKYFVPADKNMSSDESFCTPEFPEFCHTLEAVIVESGYVELMIGIATAMLQYTQDAELCQQALHNFCLLCWGILNFFDERKKIVSKKFIESGGVLVMVKALGDLKHCTFRTQTAEFLKTRATLQAMSILVNCCDGNEEAFRRTNCTEVLTGYIQTENIGIKVFAVLILASIANEQERGLLRSTDCVRFMVELLKKAVQSENHAAIFVAERDVPEPMKLSFSITELLQRLNRLAINDSNKLEMYNLGVTALVAQILNGEFKEEEQEYAVKVLWSLAFVENIRNDATVQSSTQVLRRMQSSNNTSLQEASSYALWEIEGNELRYLPPTRSGASENPPPTYEETLLEGPQDDEEAPPPSYQEVVVERQLAANKNKRCHVMLSYQESSKQCVRAIKERLVREGHKVWMDENNSSDIASMAKAIEMAEVVLLCMSEKYKDSSNCRSGKK; the protein is encoded by the exons ATGTCGAAAGAATCATTCGCACATTCGTTGCTGCATTTACCGACAAAACTGAAGCAGTGTCACCACAAGAAAAAACAGGCCAAATCGCTTGTGGCAGCTAAAAGAGAATGCAGAGATCTGGTGCAGAAATTAGTCAGTTTCCAAGACTATACTACGACAGCTTTTGCTGAAGTGTTATGTGCTTGGTCAAACCTACCATTCAAGTACTTCGTACCTGCTGATAAAAATATGTCATCAGATGAAAGCTTTTGCACTCCAGAATTCCCCGAATTTTGTCACACGTTAGAGGCAGTCATTGTAGAATCTGGCTACGTCGAGCTAATGATCGGAATAGCAACAGCAATGCTGCAGTATACCCAAGACGCCGAATTATGCCAGCAAGCATTGCACAATTTCTGTTTGCTCTGTTGGGGTATCCTCAACTTCTTTGACGAACGGAAGAAGATAGTATCGAAGAAGTTTATAGAATCTGGGGGCGTCCTTGTGATGGTTAAAGCATTGGGTGATTTGAAACATTGCACATTCCGTACACAAACTGCTGAATTTTTGAAAACTCGTGCAACTCTTCAAGCGATGAGTATTCTAGTTAACTGCTGCGACGGCAACGAAGAAGCTTTCCGCAGAACAAATTGTACTGAAGTTTTAACTGGTTACATTCAAACCGAAAACATAGGCATCAAAGTTTTTGCTGTGCTGATTCTTGCTAGCATTGCCAATGAGCAAGAGAGAGGATTATTGCGTTCTACAGACTGCGTCAGATTCATGGTGGAGTTGTTGAAGAAGGCAGTTCAATCCGAGAACCATGCGGCTATCTTTGTCGCTGAGCGAGATGTCCCGGAGCCTATGAAATTATCGTTTTCAATAACTGAGTTGCTACAGCGACTAAATCGCTTGGCGATAAATGACAGCAACAAGCTTGAGATGTACAATCTTGGTGTAACGGCTCTTGTAGCACAGATATTAAATGGGGAGTTTAAGGAAGAAGAACAGGAATATGCTGTCAAAGTCTTGTGGAGccttgcttttgttgaaaacatcAGAAATGACGCTACGGTTCAAAGTTCAACTCAAG TACTTCGTAGAATGCAAAGCTCCAACAATACGTCATTGCAAGAAGCAAGTAGTTATGCTTTATGGGAAATAGAAGGGAATGAGCTGCGCTATTTGCCACCGACCAGATCGGGTGCCAGTGAGAATCCACCTCCTACATACGAAGAAACTCTACTTGAAGGACCACAGGATGACGAGGAGGCACCACCGCCTAGCTACCAAGAAGTTGTTGTGGAGCGCCAGTTGGCGGCAAATAAGAACAAACGATGTCATGTCATGTTGAGTTATCAAGAAAGCTCAAAACAGTGTGTTCGTGCTATTAAAGAACGTCTTGTACGAGAAGGTCACAAAGTTTGGATGGACGAAAACAATTCAA GTGACATTGCGTCCATGGCCAAGGCAATTGAAATGGCGGAGGTTGTTCTACTATGTATGTCAGAGAAATACAAAGACAGCTCCAATTGTCGATCAGGTAAAAAATAG